The Stigmatopora argus isolate UIUO_Sarg chromosome 16, RoL_Sarg_1.0, whole genome shotgun sequence genome has a window encoding:
- the agpat2 gene encoding 1-acyl-sn-glycerol-3-phosphate acyltransferase beta produces the protein MDVLLWMAPLVVPLAVLLLLWSSRQTLVFYFKTCFYVAWMMVLALVAIPLCVLKSGGRDVENMRIIRSLVRHVKYFLGLRFEVSGWEHLQTPGPYVIISNHQSSLDVLGLMEILPDRCTMIAKKELIYAGTVGIVCWLGGIVFINRKKTSDAKSVMADAAKTMLDERIRLWVFPEGTRNQRGDLLPFKKGAFHLAVQAQAPIIPVVFSSYGNFYLRKERQFKSGTIRLKILPKIETKGMTSEDVASLADKSFDAMRSAFLDISTLSRPNGPIRH, from the exons ATGGATGTTCTGCTGTGGATGGCGCCGCTGGTGGTGCCGCTCgcggtgctgctgctgctgtggaGCAGCCGCCAGACTttggtgttttattttaaaacctgCTTCTACGTGGCTTGGATGATGGTCCTGGCGTTGGTGGCTATCCCGCTGTGCGTGCTCAAAAGCGGCGGCAGAGACGTCGAGAACATGAG GATTATCCGGTCCCTGGTTCGGCACGTCAAGTATTTCCTTGGACTGCGATTTGAAGTCAGCGGCTGGGAGCACCTCCAGACCCCGGGACCCTATGTCATCATCTCCAACCACCAGAGCTCCCTTGATGTTTTGG GCCTGATGGAGATCCTACCCGACCGCTGCACCATGATCGCCAAAAAGGAGCTGATCTACGCCGGCACGGTGGGCATCGTCTGCTGGCTGGGCGGAATCGTCTTCATCAACCGCAAGAAGACCAGCGACGCCAAAAGCGTTATGGCCGACGCCGCCAAAACCATGTTGGACGAGCGG ATCCGTCTGTGGGTCTTTCCTGAGGGAACGCGGAACCAGAGAGGAGATTTGTTGCCCTTCAAAAAAGGCGCATTCCACTTGGCTGTGCAAGCGCAA GCTCCAATCATCCCAGTGGTCTTCTCCTCTTACGGTAACTTCTACCTGCGTAAAGAGAGGCAATTCAAATCGG GGACTATCCGGTTGAAGATCCTCCCAAAGATCGAAACCAAGGGCATGACGTCGGAGGACGTGGCGTCCCTCGCCGACAAATCCTTCGACGCCATGCGCTCGGCCTTCCTGGACATCTCGACTTTGTCGCGCCCAAACGGGCCCATCAGGCACTGA
- the egfl7 gene encoding epidermal growth factor-like protein 7: MIQTALLAALLVLTRSSYAHYYGRRVCGGRYQHVVMATESYVRPLHTPYMAMCQGHRLCSTYKTAYRVAYRQVSRLSSFSDAYPECCRGWRRFHSLNCNQDVDECHDGHPCAHLCVNTYGSFRCECRPGFVLAEDARGCRRFVPTAPSSGVIPGNVTEEVQSLKERVELLEKKLQVALAPYSSDFREEVLENSPTLLSHSFRQLDRIDSLSEQIGFLEERLGSCSCQEN; this comes from the exons ATGATCCAGACGGCGCTCCTCGCCGCTCTCCTCGTGCTCACGCGCTCATCCTACGCTCACTACTACGG GAGGAGGGTGTGCGGTGGCCGGTACCAGCACGTTGTCATGGCGACCGAGTCATACGTCCGGCCCCTACACACGCCTTACATGGCCATGTGTCAGGGTCACCGCCTCTGTAGTACTTACAA GACGGCGTACAGGGTGGCATACCGCCAAGTGAGCAGACTGTCGTCTTTCTCCGACGCCTATCCCGAGTGTTGTCGGGGATGGCGCCGTTTTCACTCGCTTAATTGTAACCAAG ATGTGGACGAGTGCCACGATGGGCATCCGTGCGCTCACCTTTGCGTCAACACGTACGGGAGCTTCCGATGCGAATGCCGTCCGGGCTTTGTCCTGGCCGAAGATGCTCGTGGGTGTCGCCGTTTTGTCCCTACGGCGCCATCGTCAG GCGTCATTCCCGGGAATGTGACGGAGGAAGTGCAGAGCCTGAAAGAGAGAGTGGAACTTTtggagaag AAGCTGCAGGTGGCGCTGGCGCCGTACAGCAGCGATTTTCGGGAAGAAGTATTGGAGAACAGCCCCACCTTGCTGTCGCACTCGTTCCGCCAGCTGGATCGCATCGACTCTCTGAGCGAGCAGATCGGATTCCTGGAGGAACGTCTGGGAAGCT GTTCCTGCCAGGAAAACTAG